From Roseibium alexandrii DFL-11, the proteins below share one genomic window:
- a CDS encoding transglycosylase domain-containing protein, which yields MPALGRLLKRGLYWSAVLGIWAGIAVVCIVGYYAAYLPPTSEWQVPARPPNVKIVAANGQLIANRGDTGGEAVRLEQLPPYLPNAVIAIEDRRYRSHFGIDPIGLGRAFVTNITTGRLVQGGSTLTQQLAKNLFLEPDRTIKRKIQELVLAFWLEAEYSKDEILEMYLNRVYLGSGAYGVDAAARRYFGKSARLMTIAESATIAGLLKAPSRFSPAVNPDLAENRAQLVLAAMHEEGYITSDEAKNALAAPAKVVRRYTTASENYAADWVMDVLPHFVGSIDSDIIVDTTIDPDIQQAAEAALRAAISENRQALGVSQGAIVTMDTAGAVKAMVGGADYSKSQFNRAVYAKRQPGSAFKPFVYLAALENGMTPQTVRQDQPITIGGWSPKNYTKQYYGPVTLTRALSLSLNTVAARLAYEVGAGNVASTARRLGITSDLKTNLSLSLGTSEVTPLEIAAAYVPFSNGGYGVLPHIIRRIKTVDGKTIYSRTGDGRGRVVDRRDVGNMNLMMSETLLTGTGRKARLEDGRPAGGKTGTSQAFRDAWFIGYTGNMTTAVWFGNDDNSPTKKASGGKIAAEVWKSVMDSAHKSRPVADLPGVPSLPATVSAPKRPVAPPSSAGPDSGPVPPAGVGDTGERKGPLNLLRNLFGGGG from the coding sequence ATGCCCGCTCTGGGCAGACTCTTGAAACGCGGACTGTACTGGAGCGCTGTCCTTGGAATTTGGGCCGGCATCGCCGTCGTTTGTATTGTTGGCTACTATGCCGCCTATCTTCCACCAACATCCGAATGGCAGGTTCCCGCACGGCCGCCCAACGTGAAAATCGTTGCCGCCAACGGCCAGCTGATCGCAAACAGAGGCGATACAGGCGGCGAAGCCGTCCGTCTCGAACAGTTGCCGCCTTATTTGCCTAACGCGGTGATCGCGATTGAGGATCGCCGCTACCGATCCCATTTTGGCATCGATCCGATCGGCCTTGGCCGGGCCTTTGTCACAAACATCACGACAGGCCGGCTCGTGCAGGGCGGTTCGACGTTGACACAGCAGCTCGCAAAGAACCTGTTTCTGGAACCAGACCGCACCATCAAGCGGAAAATTCAGGAGCTGGTCCTCGCATTCTGGCTGGAAGCAGAATACTCCAAGGACGAGATTCTGGAGATGTATCTGAACCGGGTCTATCTTGGCTCAGGCGCTTACGGCGTTGATGCTGCCGCGCGGCGCTATTTCGGCAAGTCCGCCCGGTTGATGACAATTGCAGAATCGGCAACAATCGCCGGACTCTTAAAGGCGCCCTCCCGTTTCTCTCCAGCCGTAAACCCGGATCTTGCCGAAAACCGGGCACAACTCGTGCTCGCTGCCATGCACGAAGAGGGATACATCACCTCAGATGAGGCCAAAAATGCTTTGGCCGCCCCGGCCAAGGTCGTCCGCCGCTACACAACCGCCAGCGAAAATTATGCTGCTGATTGGGTAATGGACGTCCTGCCGCATTTCGTCGGTTCCATAGACAGCGACATCATCGTTGACACGACGATCGACCCGGACATCCAGCAAGCTGCAGAAGCCGCACTTCGCGCCGCCATCTCGGAAAACCGGCAAGCTTTGGGCGTGTCGCAGGGCGCGATTGTGACGATGGATACGGCCGGCGCGGTCAAGGCAATGGTTGGCGGTGCCGATTACTCCAAGAGCCAGTTCAACCGGGCGGTCTATGCAAAACGCCAGCCAGGCTCTGCGTTCAAGCCGTTTGTCTACTTGGCGGCTCTTGAAAACGGCATGACGCCGCAAACCGTCCGCCAGGATCAGCCGATCACAATTGGTGGCTGGTCGCCGAAAAACTATACGAAACAATATTATGGCCCTGTGACACTAACACGTGCACTGAGCCTGTCCCTCAACACGGTGGCCGCCCGGCTTGCTTATGAGGTCGGTGCGGGCAATGTTGCGTCGACTGCACGGCGCCTCGGCATCACATCGGATCTGAAAACAAACCTGTCTCTTTCGCTCGGCACGTCCGAAGTCACGCCCCTTGAAATAGCCGCCGCTTATGTCCCGTTTTCCAACGGTGGTTACGGGGTTCTGCCGCATATTATCCGGCGAATCAAAACCGTGGACGGCAAGACGATCTACTCTCGAACCGGCGACGGCCGGGGCCGCGTGGTTGACCGGCGCGATGTCGGCAACATGAACTTGATGATGTCGGAAACGCTTCTGACCGGAACCGGCCGGAAGGCCCGGCTGGAAGACGGCCGGCCGGCCGGCGGCAAGACCGGCACCAGTCAGGCGTTCCGTGATGCCTGGTTCATTGGCTACACGGGCAACATGACGACCGCCGTCTGGTTCGGCAACGACGACAATTCCCCAACCAAGAAGGCGTCAGGGGGCAAGATTGCTGCCGAAGTCTGGAAATCGGTGATGGATTCCGCACACAAAAGCCGCCCTGTGGCAGATCTGCCAGGCGTTCCAAGCCTGCCTGCGACTGTTTCTGCCCCCAAACGGCCAGTGGCTCCGCCATCCAGCGCCGGACCTGACAGCGGCCCTGTTCCACCGGCAGGTGTTGGCGATACAGGTGAACGGAAAGGACCACTCAACCTGTTGCGCAACCTCTTTGGCGGCGGTGGTTAG